From Acidianus brierleyi:
CAGTTATTATATCAATAACTCCTGGTATCGATTTAGCTTTCTCCAAGTTTATTTTCTTTATTTTTGCATGAGCATATGGACTTCTAACGAAAACTAAATATGCCATTCCAGGTAATTTTATATCATCTACATACATTCCCTTGCCTTGCAAAAATCTAGTATCTTCCTTGCGTCTAATCTTATGTCCCATCCCATGTATTCCTTCAGGAATTAGGGTTTCTTCAATAGCCATTTAAATTTCACCCTTCATTTTTTCTGAAGCGTATTTTATTGCCTCTACTATATTCTGATATCCTGTACACCTGCAAAGATTTCCAGAAATTCCTATCCTTATCTCCTCTTCTGAAGGATTAGGATTCTTTTTAAGTAATTGATAAGCAGCCATTATCATTCCAGGAGTACAATAACCGCATTGTAGCCCATGCTTTACCCAGAAACCTTCTTGTATTGGATGTAGCTTGCCATCTTTAGCTAAACCTTCTATAGTAATAACATCTTTTCCATTTGCTTGTACTGCAAACATAGTACACGATTTGACTGCTTTACCATTTAGTATTACCGTACAAGCACCACAGTTTGTAGTATCACAGCCTATATGAGTACCAGTTAAACCTGCTATATCTCTTATAAAGTGCACTAACAATAATCTAGGTTCTATTTCGGCTTCGTATGGCTTTTCGTTAATATTTATTTTTACATGTACTTTTTGCATTTATCTCATCCAATTATATTTTTTAAACTTTGTTTAATTGCCCTAATGGTTAACACTCCTGCCATTGCTTTTTTATAATCTACTGGTGGA
This genomic window contains:
- a CDS encoding (2Fe-2S)-binding protein, which produces MQKVHVKININEKPYEAEIEPRLLLVHFIRDIAGLTGTHIGCDTTNCGACTVILNGKAVKSCTMFAVQANGKDVITIEGLAKDGKLHPIQEGFWVKHGLQCGYCTPGMIMAAYQLLKKNPNPSEEEIRIGISGNLCRCTGYQNIVEAIKYASEKMKGEI